From the genome of Spirosoma agri, one region includes:
- a CDS encoding recombinase family protein has product MKYVPYYRVSTAGQGKSGLGLSAQRDIVHRFVKTDDELLDEFVEIESGKKANRPQLSAAIAFAKQHQARLLIAKLDRLSRNVSFIFSLRNSEVDFVACDIPDANTLTVGIMAVLAQHERELISERTKAALKAKKDQGRKLGMPNMTAAIMQSGLNVRQQNARTNKANLQAAELIRLYRNEGLTYAAIAERLNAMGYRTRRGQEFFAMSVHRLDRSRADKLENDK; this is encoded by the coding sequence ATGAAATATGTACCCTATTATCGGGTGTCCACTGCCGGTCAAGGTAAAAGTGGCTTGGGCCTTTCGGCTCAACGGGATATCGTTCACCGGTTTGTAAAGACAGATGACGAACTGCTGGACGAATTTGTCGAAATTGAATCCGGGAAGAAAGCGAATCGACCGCAACTCTCGGCTGCTATTGCCTTTGCTAAACAGCACCAGGCTAGACTACTGATTGCCAAACTTGACCGACTTAGTCGCAATGTGTCGTTCATCTTCTCGTTGCGTAATTCCGAAGTTGACTTTGTTGCCTGCGATATCCCCGATGCTAATACACTTACTGTGGGTATTATGGCTGTGCTAGCCCAGCATGAACGGGAATTGATCAGTGAACGCACAAAAGCCGCCCTGAAGGCGAAAAAAGATCAGGGCCGTAAACTGGGTATGCCTAATATGACGGCAGCCATCATGCAGTCAGGACTGAATGTCCGTCAGCAGAATGCGCGAACCAATAAGGCCAATCTACAGGCGGCTGAATTGATTCGGCTTTACCGTAACGAGGGTCTGACGTATGCAGCCATCGCCGAACGGCTAAACGCAATGGGTTATCGCACACGGCGCGGTCAGGAATTCTTCGCTATGAGTGTACACCGGTTGGATCGAAGCCGGGCGGATAAATTAGAAAACGATAAATAG